In the genome of Brienomyrus brachyistius isolate T26 chromosome 17, BBRACH_0.4, whole genome shotgun sequence, one region contains:
- the mrpl44 gene encoding 39S ribosomal protein L44, mitochondrial has translation MASGYLVSRGANALGIHLQRFSRNILYTQIRKKPRWMRAYTLLMERKKKLDGPPPPRPRSHQPNWDYHAEIQAFSSRLQENFLLELLKLALVNPCYVRAEEERRRLLELDNQTAALNLKDNAQLHVQGLNFTMAFLTDWCRSNFTSLPDQAVAAVVGHLSCPEVVCHVARNLAIEELTLSGQFPVPENILHDTFFAVVGALQESSGPERAAFFLRDFLTTQLIGKDLFELWPVVNPMGMLVEEMSCRNLPLPEPRLTRSAGASTVLPLYFVGLYSDKKLLAEAPGETILAAEEEAARVALRKLYGYTENRKPWDFSALLEQSSPFAIHISKNP, from the exons ATGGCGTCTGGGTACCTTGTAAGTCGTGGTGCAAATGCACTCGGAATTCACCTTCAGCGTTTTAGCCGGAACATTCTTTACACACAAATTAGAAAGAAACCCCGATGGATGAGGGCATACACGCTTTTgatggaaagaaaaaagaagTTAGATGGACCACCACCACCTAGACCACG TTCTCATCAACCAAACTGGGATTATCATGCAGAAATTCAAGCATTTAGCAGCAGGCTTCAGGAGAATTTCTTATTGGAACTCCTGAAATTAGCACTTGTGAATCCTTGCTATGTGAGAGCTGAGGAGGAGCGAAGACGCTTGTTGGAGCTGGACAATCAAACGGCGGCGCTGAACTTGAAGGATAATGCACAGCTCCATGTACAGGGACTGAACTTCACTATGGCTTTCCTGACTGACTGGTGCAGAAGCAACTTCACAAGCCTCCCAGACCAGGCTGTTGCAGCTGTGGTGGGCCACCTTAGCTGTCCTGAAGTTGTGTGCCATGTAGCACGCAATCTTGCTATTGAGGAGTTGACACTGAGCGGTCAATTCCCTGTACCTGAAAACATCCTGCATGACACATTCTTTGCTGTAGTTGGAGCACTTCAGGAGAGCAGTGGACCAGAGAGAGCAGCATTTTTTCTCAGA GACTTTCTGACCACACAGTTGATAGGGAAGGACCTGTTTGAGCTGTGGCCAGTAGTGAACCCCATGGGGATGCTGGTGGAGGAAATGTCCTGCAGAAACCTGCCCCTCCCCGAACCCCGTCTTACCAGATCGGCTGGCGCCAGCACAGTGCTGCCCCTCTATTTTGTGGGACTCTACAG TGATAAGAAACTACTCGCCGAAGCTCCAGGAGAGACCATTCTGGCTGCAGAAGAAGAGGCAGCACGTGTAGCACTGAGAAAGCTGTATGGATACACTGAGAACCGGAAACCCTGGGACTTCTCAGCCCTTCTGGAACAATCTTCCCCGTTTGCCATACACATAAGCAAAAACCCATAG
- the mffa gene encoding mitochondrial fission factor homolog B isoform X1 gives MNGAAFPSPTAEIAEINRIHYELEYTEGISQRMRIPEKLKVASSVSGDEEGGFSQAPHSALMQVPERIVVADDEGSQYSRPRDLDLIQSTPLDSLALKTPPRVLTLNDRPLDFLEMERTAAPVMQVEEVRGQGRLRRERSTSENTAMRYSGQLSKTDSIVTPTASHTTCPLPSSPDDGYNLYSTRGILSLIQSTTRRAYQQVLEVLDENHCSKPVLRGGSATSNPQHDSRFSLSTLDSTLEGAPDDMALVDAASLRRQIIKLNRRLQLLEEENKERMKREMIMYSVTVAFWLVNSWIWLRR, from the exons ATGAACGGAGCGGCATTTCCCTCTCCCACCGCGGAGATAGCCGAGATCAATCGGATACACTATGAGCTTGAATACACAGAGGGCATCAGCCAGCGCATGCGCATTCCCGAAAAGCTCAAAGTGGCTTCATCTGTCTCGGGGGATGAAGAGGGTGGTTTTTCTCAGGCTCCTCACAGCGCTCTGATGCAGGTGCCAGAGAGGATTGTTGTGGCAG ATGATGAGGGCTCACAGTATTCCAGACCAAGAGACTTGGACCTCATTCAGTCCACACCCCTGGATTCACTGGCACTGAAAACGCCACCCCGGGTTCTCACACTGAATGATCGCCCGCTGGACTTTCTAGAGATGGAGCGGACTGCGGCTCCAGTCATGCAGGTGGAGGAG GTGCGAGGTCAGGGTCGGTTACGGCGGGAACGTTCAACTAGTGAGAACACAGCAATGCGATACAGCGGGCAGCTCTCAAAAACAGACTCGAT TGTGACCCCTACAGCCTCTCACACCACTTGCCCTCTACCTTCTTCCCCTGATGATGGGTACAACCTTTACAGCACACGTGGCATTCTGTCCCTTATCCAGTCCACCACACGCCGGGCCTACCAGCAGGTCCTGGAGGTGCTGGATGAAAACCATTGCAG CAAACCTGTTCTGCGTGGTGGGTCAGCCACCTCGAACCCCCAGCATGATTCCAG GTTTAGCCTATCGACACTAGACAGCACACTTGAAGGAGCCCCTGATGACATGGCCCTAGTAGATGCAGCATCACTACGACGACAG ATCATAAAGCTAAATCGACGGCTGCAACTCTTGGAGGAGGAGAACAAAGAACGAATGAAGCGAGAGATGATCATGTACTCCGTCACTGTGGCCTTCTGGCTTGTCAACAGCTGGATTTGGCTCCGCCGCTAG
- the mffa gene encoding mitochondrial fission factor homolog B isoform X3: MNGAAFPSPTAEIAEINRIHYELEYTEGISQRMRIPEKLKVASSVSGDEEGGFSQAPHSALMQVPERIVVADDEGSQYSRPRDLDLIQSTPLDSLALKTPPRVLTLNDRPLDFLEMERTAAPVMQVEEVRGQGRLRRERSTSENTAMRYSGQLSKTDSMFSLSTLDSTLEGAPDDMALVDAASLRRQIIKLNRRLQLLEEENKERMKREMIMYSVTVAFWLVNSWIWLRR, translated from the exons ATGAACGGAGCGGCATTTCCCTCTCCCACCGCGGAGATAGCCGAGATCAATCGGATACACTATGAGCTTGAATACACAGAGGGCATCAGCCAGCGCATGCGCATTCCCGAAAAGCTCAAAGTGGCTTCATCTGTCTCGGGGGATGAAGAGGGTGGTTTTTCTCAGGCTCCTCACAGCGCTCTGATGCAGGTGCCAGAGAGGATTGTTGTGGCAG ATGATGAGGGCTCACAGTATTCCAGACCAAGAGACTTGGACCTCATTCAGTCCACACCCCTGGATTCACTGGCACTGAAAACGCCACCCCGGGTTCTCACACTGAATGATCGCCCGCTGGACTTTCTAGAGATGGAGCGGACTGCGGCTCCAGTCATGCAGGTGGAGGAG GTGCGAGGTCAGGGTCGGTTACGGCGGGAACGTTCAACTAGTGAGAACACAGCAATGCGATACAGCGGGCAGCTCTCAAAAACAGACTCGAT GTTTAGCCTATCGACACTAGACAGCACACTTGAAGGAGCCCCTGATGACATGGCCCTAGTAGATGCAGCATCACTACGACGACAG ATCATAAAGCTAAATCGACGGCTGCAACTCTTGGAGGAGGAGAACAAAGAACGAATGAAGCGAGAGATGATCATGTACTCCGTCACTGTGGCCTTCTGGCTTGTCAACAGCTGGATTTGGCTCCGCCGCTAG
- the mffa gene encoding mitochondrial fission factor homolog B isoform X2: protein MNGAAFPSPTAEIAEINRIHYELEYTEGISQRMRIPEKLKVASSVSGDEEGGFSQAPHSALMQVPERIVVADDEGSQYSRPRDLDLIQSTPLDSLALKTPPRVLTLNDRPLDFLEMERTAAPVMQVEEVRGQGRLRRERSTSENTAMRYSGQLSKTDSIKPVLRGGSATSNPQHDSRFSLSTLDSTLEGAPDDMALVDAASLRRQIIKLNRRLQLLEEENKERMKREMIMYSVTVAFWLVNSWIWLRR from the exons ATGAACGGAGCGGCATTTCCCTCTCCCACCGCGGAGATAGCCGAGATCAATCGGATACACTATGAGCTTGAATACACAGAGGGCATCAGCCAGCGCATGCGCATTCCCGAAAAGCTCAAAGTGGCTTCATCTGTCTCGGGGGATGAAGAGGGTGGTTTTTCTCAGGCTCCTCACAGCGCTCTGATGCAGGTGCCAGAGAGGATTGTTGTGGCAG ATGATGAGGGCTCACAGTATTCCAGACCAAGAGACTTGGACCTCATTCAGTCCACACCCCTGGATTCACTGGCACTGAAAACGCCACCCCGGGTTCTCACACTGAATGATCGCCCGCTGGACTTTCTAGAGATGGAGCGGACTGCGGCTCCAGTCATGCAGGTGGAGGAG GTGCGAGGTCAGGGTCGGTTACGGCGGGAACGTTCAACTAGTGAGAACACAGCAATGCGATACAGCGGGCAGCTCTCAAAAACAGACTCGAT CAAACCTGTTCTGCGTGGTGGGTCAGCCACCTCGAACCCCCAGCATGATTCCAG GTTTAGCCTATCGACACTAGACAGCACACTTGAAGGAGCCCCTGATGACATGGCCCTAGTAGATGCAGCATCACTACGACGACAG ATCATAAAGCTAAATCGACGGCTGCAACTCTTGGAGGAGGAGAACAAAGAACGAATGAAGCGAGAGATGATCATGTACTCCGTCACTGTGGCCTTCTGGCTTGTCAACAGCTGGATTTGGCTCCGCCGCTAG